A genome region from Sciurus carolinensis chromosome 19, mSciCar1.2, whole genome shotgun sequence includes the following:
- the Klf15 gene encoding Krueppel-like factor 15 isoform X2 yields the protein MVDHLLPLDENFSSPKCPVGYLGDRLASRRPYHMLPSPLSEDDSDAPSPCSCASPDSQALCSCYSGGPGAEGQDSILDFLLSQATLGGGGGGGGNMGGSSGPVTWGTWRRAPVPVKGEHFCFPEFPLGDPDDVPRPFQPTLEEIEEFLEENMEPEAKEAPESKSKDAEACGQPPAGPHRSHLHAGSGGRERCTPPPAGASAGSAQGPGDGPSPDGPIPVLLQIQPVPVKQEPGAGPASPGQAPENVKVAQLLVNIQGQTFALVPQVVPSANLNLPSKFVRIAPVPIAAKPIGAGALGPGPAGLLVGQKFPKNPAAELIKMHKCTFPGCNKMYTKSSHLKAHLRRHTGEKPFACAWPGCGWRVLQKLASNL from the coding sequence ATGGTCGACCACTTGCTGCCACTGGACGAGAACTTCTCGTCCCCCAAATGCCCAGTGGGGTATCTGGGGGACAGGCTGGCCAGCCGGCGGCCCTACCACATGCTGCCATCGCCGCTTTCCGAGGATGACAGCGAcgcccccagcccctgctcctgcGCCAGCCCGGACTCTCAAGCTCTCTGCTCCTGCTACAGTGGAGGCCCGGGTGCCGAGGGCCAGGACAGCATCTTGGATTTCCTGTTGTCCCAGGCCACCCtgggtggcggcggcggcggcggcgggaacATGGGGGGCAGCAGTGGACCTGTGACCTGGGGGACCTGGCGGAGGGCGCCCGTGCCTGTGAAAGGGGAACATTTCTGCTTCCCCGAGTTCCCGCTGGGTGACCCCGATGATGTCCCCAGGCCCTTCCAGCCCACCCTGGAGGAGATCGAAGAGTTCCTGGAGGAGAACATGGAGCCGGAGGCCAAGGAGGCCCCGGAGAGCAAGAGCAAGGACGCGGAGGCCTGCGGCCAGCCCCCGGCGGGGCCGCACAGGAGCCACCTGCACGCCGGCTCTGGCGGCAGAGAGCGCTGTACCCCTCCGCCAGCCGGCGCAAGTGCCGGCAGCGCCCAGGGCCCCGGCGACGGGCCCTCCCCGGATGGCCCCATCCCGGTCCTGCTGCAGATCCAGCCGGTGCCGGTGAAGCAGGAACCGGGCGCAGGGCCCGCCTCCCCTGGGCAGGCGCCTGAGAACGTCAAGGTGGCCCAGCTCCTGGTCAACATCCAGGGTCAGACCTTTGCGCTGGTGCCTCAGGTGGTCCCCTCGGCCAACTTGAACCTGCCCTCCAAGTTCGTGCGCATCGCCCCGGTGCCCATCGCTGCCAAACCCATCGGGGCGGGAGCCCTGGGGCCCGGCCCTGCCGGCCTCCTGGTGGGCCAGAAGTTTCCCAAGAACCCAGCGGCGGAACtcatcaaaatgcacaaatgtaCTTTCCCAGGCTGCAACAAGATGTACACCAAAAGCAGTCACCTCAAAGCCCACCTGCGGCGGCACACGGGGGAGAAGCCCTTCGCCTGCGCGTGGCCGGGCTGTGGCTGGAG
- the Klf15 gene encoding Krueppel-like factor 15 isoform X3, with translation MVDHLLPLDENFSSPKCPVGYLGDRLASRRPYHMLPSPLSEDDSDAPSPCSCASPDSQALCSCYSGGPGAEGQDSILDFLLSQATLGGGGGGGGNMGGSSGPVTWGTWRRAPVPVKGEHFCFPEFPLGDPDDVPRPFQPTLEEIEEFLEENMEPEAKEAPESKSKDAEACGQPPAGPHRSHLHAGSGGRERCTPPPAGASAGSAQGPGDGPSPDGPIPVLLQIQPVPVKQEPGAGPASPGQAPENVKVAQLLVNIQGQTFALVPQVVPSANLNLPSKFVRIAPVPIAAKPIGAGALGPGPAGLLVGQKFPKNPAAELIKMHKCTFPGCNKMYTKSSHLKAHLRRHTGEKPFACAWPGCGWSKDLLFG, from the coding sequence ATGGTCGACCACTTGCTGCCACTGGACGAGAACTTCTCGTCCCCCAAATGCCCAGTGGGGTATCTGGGGGACAGGCTGGCCAGCCGGCGGCCCTACCACATGCTGCCATCGCCGCTTTCCGAGGATGACAGCGAcgcccccagcccctgctcctgcGCCAGCCCGGACTCTCAAGCTCTCTGCTCCTGCTACAGTGGAGGCCCGGGTGCCGAGGGCCAGGACAGCATCTTGGATTTCCTGTTGTCCCAGGCCACCCtgggtggcggcggcggcggcggcgggaacATGGGGGGCAGCAGTGGACCTGTGACCTGGGGGACCTGGCGGAGGGCGCCCGTGCCTGTGAAAGGGGAACATTTCTGCTTCCCCGAGTTCCCGCTGGGTGACCCCGATGATGTCCCCAGGCCCTTCCAGCCCACCCTGGAGGAGATCGAAGAGTTCCTGGAGGAGAACATGGAGCCGGAGGCCAAGGAGGCCCCGGAGAGCAAGAGCAAGGACGCGGAGGCCTGCGGCCAGCCCCCGGCGGGGCCGCACAGGAGCCACCTGCACGCCGGCTCTGGCGGCAGAGAGCGCTGTACCCCTCCGCCAGCCGGCGCAAGTGCCGGCAGCGCCCAGGGCCCCGGCGACGGGCCCTCCCCGGATGGCCCCATCCCGGTCCTGCTGCAGATCCAGCCGGTGCCGGTGAAGCAGGAACCGGGCGCAGGGCCCGCCTCCCCTGGGCAGGCGCCTGAGAACGTCAAGGTGGCCCAGCTCCTGGTCAACATCCAGGGTCAGACCTTTGCGCTGGTGCCTCAGGTGGTCCCCTCGGCCAACTTGAACCTGCCCTCCAAGTTCGTGCGCATCGCCCCGGTGCCCATCGCTGCCAAACCCATCGGGGCGGGAGCCCTGGGGCCCGGCCCTGCCGGCCTCCTGGTGGGCCAGAAGTTTCCCAAGAACCCAGCGGCGGAACtcatcaaaatgcacaaatgtaCTTTCCCAGGCTGCAACAAGATGTACACCAAAAGCAGTCACCTCAAAGCCCACCTGCGGCGGCACACGGGGGAGAAGCCCTTCGCCTGCGCGTGGCCGGGCTGTGGCTGGAG